From Gimesia panareensis, the proteins below share one genomic window:
- a CDS encoding TolC family protein — MATLEKVQAEVGADSDADKDSGKNTGEEESISTISHDVSAGEADPSETVKLIDAEEQLYPTPLEPIQAPAVGEQPALTGGMTLQELESIALQNNPAIQELAASTQKAAGYREQVTTRPNPTVGYQGQQLADRGTDQHLAYVEREFVTANKLELNNRVLNATLAAQLQELEAQRFRVRTDIQIRFYQALALQRQLDLINEFSQVAEKGVDFAKQRMDAGEGTRVDILQSKILLNEVQLTQRQTRAKLAAVWREIGAISGVPEMQYSKLQGTLPSESGIVDWEGMATNMVTSSPEYAAAHDRISRAYALLERQEVQPIPNMAVQLGAGVDYGTNSGMMNIQVGVPLPITNKNQGNIDAAHAEICRAQMEAQRIKNAIEERLAVVSREYDTATAAIDLYSNQILPSARESLDLANQAYKAGEVGFVQILLARKTFFTTNLQYVDAQAQLAGAQSKIDGYMLTGGLNSVIDDSGDSGLRDQTFSQQ; from the coding sequence GTGGCGACCCTCGAGAAAGTGCAGGCAGAGGTTGGGGCTGACAGCGATGCTGACAAAGACAGTGGCAAAAACACCGGGGAAGAGGAATCCATTTCCACCATCAGCCATGATGTTTCCGCTGGTGAAGCCGATCCATCTGAGACCGTGAAACTGATCGATGCGGAAGAGCAGCTGTATCCGACTCCCCTGGAACCGATTCAGGCGCCCGCAGTGGGAGAGCAACCCGCGCTGACCGGGGGCATGACCCTGCAGGAACTGGAATCGATCGCTTTGCAAAACAATCCGGCGATTCAGGAACTGGCTGCTTCGACTCAGAAGGCCGCCGGGTATCGCGAGCAGGTGACCACGCGGCCGAACCCGACTGTCGGCTATCAGGGGCAGCAGCTGGCGGACCGCGGAACCGATCAGCACCTGGCCTACGTCGAGCGGGAATTCGTGACCGCCAATAAACTGGAACTGAATAACCGGGTTCTCAATGCAACGCTGGCAGCCCAGCTGCAGGAACTGGAAGCCCAGCGGTTCCGGGTCCGGACTGATATTCAAATCCGGTTCTACCAGGCACTCGCCCTGCAGAGACAGCTCGATCTGATCAACGAGTTCTCGCAGGTTGCAGAGAAGGGGGTCGATTTCGCCAAGCAGCGGATGGACGCGGGTGAGGGAACCCGGGTGGATATTCTGCAGTCCAAAATTCTCCTGAATGAAGTTCAGCTGACCCAGCGTCAGACCCGGGCCAAACTGGCTGCTGTCTGGAGAGAAATTGGTGCGATCTCAGGTGTTCCCGAAATGCAATATTCGAAACTGCAGGGCACCCTGCCTTCCGAATCGGGCATCGTGGACTGGGAAGGGATGGCCACGAACATGGTCACTTCCAGTCCGGAATACGCTGCCGCCCACGATCGAATTTCCCGTGCCTATGCACTCCTCGAGCGTCAGGAAGTGCAGCCGATTCCCAACATGGCGGTCCAGCTGGGAGCCGGGGTCGATTATGGTACCAATTCCGGCATGATGAATATTCAGGTCGGTGTGCCGCTGCCGATCACCAATAAAAACCAGGGGAATATCGATGCCGCTCACGCGGAAATCTGTCGTGCCCAGATGGAAGCCCAGCGGATTAAAAACGCCATCGAAGAGCGTCTGGCTGTCGTCTCCCGGGAATACGACACTGCCACCGCGGCCATCGATCTGTACTCGAATCAGATTCTGCCCAGTGCCCGCGAGTCCCTGGACCTGGCCAACCAGGCTTACAAGGCGGGAGAAGTCGGTTTCGTGCAGATCCTGCTGGCCCGAAAGACCTTCTTTACCACCAACCTGCAGTATGTCGATGCCCAGGCACAGCTGGCCGGAGCTCAGTCCAAGATCGACGGCTACATGCTGACCGGCGGACTTAACAGCGTGATTGATGACAGCGGCGATTCCGGCCTGCGGGATCAGACTTTCAGCCAGCAGTAA
- a CDS encoding efflux RND transporter periplasmic adaptor subunit, with protein MNQTTGQIPPKPVKASHKPVLFLILTIIVVVAGVGIYQFRLHKSNSDSAHVPESTKPKTASAEKPTTQNRSLEKVTVTLPESKWKVSGLKIEPVATNRFEETVRLTGKVSLNEDKIAHIYPMVEGSVDSVAVGLGQVVKANDVLVVVHSREIGQAKLELYQSRLQHEMAVVKDKIQQEIATNTRPLLVALRKREPITEIEERFRSRSMGNYRERLLMAYASYLKSDADVERLEEPTKSGAVAFKQLHAAKSSRNADLAAFQARIEQIEYELKTSLLLSSQSVKEAATRVAVAATSLRILGCDEAEIQSINPEQQGAKISHYFIRSPINGTIISKDVTLKEQIRPQSQIFSIADLSTVWITADIYEKNIPLLSSLAGKPVRVFNEAWPDRSFQARIFYTGEIMDEKTRTVSMRAIADNPDHLLKPGMFVNIEFESGSDQELVTIPLSALQEHEGKSFVFVYTGGDQFEKRLVKPGKQNETSSVILEGLNPGERVVLNGGFILKSKMLEDLMGEE; from the coding sequence ATGAACCAGACGACAGGTCAAATACCGCCTAAGCCAGTCAAAGCCAGCCATAAACCGGTGTTGTTTCTCATACTCACGATCATTGTTGTCGTGGCAGGTGTGGGAATCTACCAGTTCCGTTTACACAAATCCAATTCAGATTCGGCTCATGTTCCTGAGTCTACCAAACCGAAAACTGCCTCAGCAGAAAAACCGACCACGCAGAACCGGAGTCTGGAGAAAGTCACCGTGACGCTGCCCGAATCGAAGTGGAAAGTCTCTGGGCTGAAGATCGAACCGGTCGCCACGAATCGATTTGAAGAAACGGTTCGTCTGACGGGTAAAGTCTCTTTAAACGAAGATAAGATCGCGCACATTTATCCCATGGTCGAAGGCTCGGTTGATAGTGTTGCAGTCGGACTGGGACAGGTGGTCAAAGCGAACGACGTGCTGGTTGTCGTGCACAGTCGTGAAATCGGGCAGGCGAAACTGGAACTGTACCAGTCGCGTCTTCAGCATGAAATGGCAGTGGTGAAAGACAAAATTCAGCAGGAAATCGCGACCAATACCAGGCCGCTCCTGGTTGCACTGAGAAAACGAGAACCGATCACTGAAATCGAAGAACGGTTTCGCAGTCGCAGCATGGGTAATTACCGCGAACGACTGCTGATGGCATACGCCAGTTATCTCAAGTCCGATGCCGATGTGGAACGCCTGGAAGAACCGACCAAATCCGGAGCGGTTGCCTTTAAACAGCTGCACGCGGCCAAATCGAGTCGGAATGCCGACCTCGCGGCATTTCAGGCGCGGATTGAGCAGATCGAATATGAACTCAAAACATCGCTGCTGCTGTCATCTCAATCCGTTAAGGAAGCAGCCACGCGGGTCGCGGTCGCTGCCACCAGCCTCCGAATTCTGGGCTGTGACGAAGCAGAAATACAATCAATCAACCCCGAACAGCAGGGGGCAAAAATATCCCATTACTTCATTCGATCCCCCATCAACGGTACGATCATTTCCAAAGACGTAACGCTAAAGGAACAGATCCGGCCGCAGAGCCAGATTTTCAGTATCGCAGACCTGTCGACGGTCTGGATTACAGCAGACATCTACGAAAAGAACATTCCCCTGCTCAGTTCTCTGGCCGGAAAGCCGGTACGTGTCTTTAACGAAGCCTGGCCCGATCGCTCCTTTCAAGCCAGAATTTTTTATACCGGCGAGATCATGGATGAGAAGACCAGGACCGTCTCCATGCGGGCCATTGCCGACAACCCCGACCATCTGCTCAAGCCGGGCATGTTCGTCAACATCGAGTTTGAATCAGGCTCCGACCAGGAACTGGTGACAATTCCCCTCTCGGCACTCCAGGAACATGAAGGCAAGTCTTTCGTGTTTGTCTACACGGGCGGAGATCAGTTCGAAAAGCGTCTGGTCAAACCGGGCAAACAGAATGAGACCTCATCCGTGATTCTGGAAGGCCTGAATCCAGGCGAACGCGTGGTGCTGAATGGTGGCTTCATCCTGAAGTCTAAAATGCTCGAAGACTTGATGGGTGAGGAGTAA
- a CDS encoding efflux RND transporter permease subunit produces MVNHIIEWSLNNRFIVMLLALVILGLGFFSATTIPLDAVPDLTNVQVQILTNSPALGPVEVEQFITFPVENAMSGVPNVEEIRSISRFGLSAVTVAFKDGTDIYWARNLINERLLQARENIPPGMGTPELGPIATGMSEIYQFEVRSEVEGDYSLSELRTILDWQIAFQLRSVPGVIEVNTFGGELKTYEVQIDPAKLQNYEISLSDIFKALEENNGNAGGGYITHGAEQRLIRGEGLVSSLDDIRTIILDSREGTPIRVQDVAEVRFAPMLRQGAVTRDGDREAVIGMVMMIMGGNSRQVVEDVKAKIAEIQKTLPKGVVIDTFYDRTELVAKTIHTVAENIGLGVLLVIIMLFLLLGDVRAGLIVAAAIPLSAMSALIAMRYAGVSANLMSMGAVDFGVIVDGAVVMIENCVRRASHYQKEHGGNHVPLGVYRESAKEVGKPILFAGIIVIIVFIPILSLQGMEGKMFRPMAFVFMTALSSALIMSVTVMPVMASLFLARQMKERETFLVRWIKQAYQPLLSFSMLRPGLMFLSSIALFVFSIIMAAGFGLEFVPKLDEGDIAIQATRLPSISLETSIEMTKAIERTLLEFPEVETVVSKTGRPEIANDPMGVYQTDILVRLRPRSEWTEGLTKLQLIEGMQQKLEDQVPGNSYSFTQPIELRVQELVAGVRSDIGISLYGDDLEELKHKGDEIVVALNKVPGAADVQAQQIAGLPYLRVIIRREKLARYGINARAVLDSVATVGGVSVGQVFEGQRRFPLQVRLSPDWRKDAKRISELKIEDPQGRQIPISQLAEITVEEGPVEISRDSIRRRLLIQSNVRGRDLAGFVAEAQQVVDRDVELPAGYTLRWGGQFENLQQASQRLAIAVPVALFLIFALLYMTFNSVKLAMLIYLNVPIAATGGILFLWFRDMPFSISAGVGFIALFGIAVMNGVVLIEHVRHLRHSGDSQRDAVVNGAMDRLRPVLMTASCGALGFIPMALSGSSGAEVQRPLATVVIGGLVTSTALTLLVLPTIYRWFEPKEPHPEPVDMTEFEH; encoded by the coding sequence ATGGTCAACCATATCATTGAATGGTCTTTAAACAATCGATTTATCGTCATGCTGCTGGCCCTGGTCATTCTGGGTCTCGGCTTTTTCTCAGCAACCACCATTCCCCTGGATGCGGTTCCCGATCTGACGAACGTGCAGGTGCAGATTCTGACGAACTCCCCTGCCCTGGGACCGGTCGAGGTGGAACAGTTTATCACCTTCCCGGTCGAAAACGCCATGAGTGGTGTTCCGAACGTCGAGGAAATCCGTTCGATCAGCAGGTTTGGTTTGAGTGCGGTGACCGTGGCGTTCAAAGACGGTACCGACATCTACTGGGCGCGCAACCTCATTAATGAGCGTTTATTACAGGCGCGGGAAAATATTCCCCCGGGGATGGGCACGCCCGAACTGGGCCCGATTGCCACAGGGATGAGTGAAATCTATCAGTTTGAAGTCCGCAGCGAAGTAGAAGGGGATTATTCCCTCAGCGAACTGCGTACGATCCTCGACTGGCAGATCGCCTTCCAGCTCCGCAGTGTGCCCGGTGTAATTGAAGTTAATACCTTCGGGGGTGAACTCAAGACGTATGAAGTCCAGATTGATCCCGCGAAACTGCAGAACTATGAAATTTCACTGAGTGATATCTTCAAAGCACTGGAAGAGAACAACGGGAATGCCGGCGGTGGCTATATCACCCATGGCGCCGAACAGCGACTGATCCGCGGGGAGGGTCTGGTCAGTTCTCTGGACGATATCCGCACGATCATTCTGGACAGCCGCGAAGGGACCCCGATCCGGGTTCAGGATGTGGCAGAGGTCCGATTTGCCCCGATGCTGCGGCAGGGAGCGGTGACCCGGGATGGGGACCGCGAAGCGGTGATCGGCATGGTGATGATGATCATGGGCGGCAATTCGCGGCAGGTCGTCGAAGATGTAAAGGCCAAAATTGCCGAGATCCAGAAAACACTGCCCAAAGGCGTCGTCATCGATACCTTCTATGACCGCACCGAACTGGTGGCGAAGACGATCCACACGGTGGCGGAAAATATCGGGCTGGGCGTGCTGCTGGTGATCATCATGCTGTTCCTGCTGCTGGGCGATGTGCGTGCCGGTCTGATCGTGGCAGCCGCAATTCCCCTCTCCGCCATGAGCGCCCTGATTGCGATGCGCTATGCGGGTGTCTCAGCGAACCTGATGAGTATGGGAGCCGTCGACTTTGGGGTGATCGTCGATGGTGCCGTGGTGATGATCGAAAACTGCGTACGCCGGGCGTCGCACTACCAGAAGGAGCATGGCGGTAACCATGTTCCACTGGGCGTCTATCGGGAATCGGCAAAGGAAGTAGGCAAGCCGATTCTGTTTGCCGGCATTATTGTGATCATCGTATTCATACCGATCCTGAGTCTGCAGGGCATGGAAGGTAAGATGTTCCGCCCGATGGCGTTCGTCTTCATGACAGCCCTCTCTTCGGCCCTGATCATGTCGGTCACGGTGATGCCGGTGATGGCCTCCCTGTTCCTGGCACGCCAGATGAAAGAACGCGAAACCTTCCTGGTCCGCTGGATTAAACAGGCCTACCAGCCGCTGTTGAGCTTTTCCATGCTGCGGCCGGGGCTGATGTTCCTGAGTTCAATTGCTCTGTTTGTTTTCAGTATCATCATGGCCGCCGGCTTTGGACTGGAATTTGTCCCGAAGCTGGATGAAGGTGACATCGCCATCCAGGCCACCCGCCTGCCCAGTATTTCACTGGAGACTTCCATCGAGATGACCAAGGCCATCGAGCGGACCCTGCTGGAATTTCCGGAGGTGGAAACCGTCGTCTCAAAAACCGGTCGCCCGGAAATTGCAAACGATCCGATGGGGGTTTACCAGACGGACATTCTGGTCCGGCTCAGGCCCAGATCGGAATGGACCGAAGGGCTGACGAAGCTTCAGTTGATTGAAGGCATGCAGCAGAAGCTCGAAGATCAGGTTCCCGGCAACAGCTACAGTTTCACCCAGCCGATCGAACTTCGCGTGCAGGAACTGGTGGCGGGGGTTCGTTCCGATATCGGGATCAGCCTGTATGGGGATGATCTGGAAGAGCTGAAACATAAAGGGGACGAGATCGTAGTGGCCCTCAACAAAGTCCCGGGCGCTGCGGATGTGCAGGCGCAACAGATCGCGGGGCTGCCTTACCTGCGGGTGATTATCCGCCGTGAAAAGCTGGCCCGGTATGGGATCAACGCCCGCGCCGTACTGGATTCGGTCGCGACCGTGGGTGGTGTGTCGGTCGGTCAGGTCTTTGAAGGACAGCGGCGTTTTCCGTTGCAGGTCCGTCTCAGTCCAGACTGGCGAAAGGATGCCAAGCGGATCTCGGAGCTCAAAATCGAAGATCCGCAAGGACGTCAGATACCGATTTCTCAACTGGCGGAGATCACTGTGGAAGAGGGTCCGGTGGAAATCAGCCGCGATTCCATCCGCCGCCGTCTGTTGATTCAAAGCAATGTCCGCGGGAGAGACCTCGCGGGTTTTGTGGCGGAAGCCCAGCAGGTGGTCGACCGGGATGTGGAGTTACCCGCCGGCTATACCCTGCGGTGGGGTGGTCAGTTTGAAAATCTGCAACAGGCAAGTCAGCGGCTGGCGATCGCGGTTCCCGTGGCGCTGTTCCTGATTTTTGCCCTGCTCTACATGACCTTCAATTCCGTCAAGCTGGCGATGCTGATCTATCTGAACGTGCCGATCGCCGCGACGGGGGGCATCCTGTTCCTGTGGTTCCGCGACATGCCGTTTTCGATCTCGGCCGGCGTCGGGTTTATCGCCCTGTTCGGGATCGCGGTCATGAACGGCGTAGTGCTGATCGAACACGTGCGGCATCTGCGGCATTCGGGAGATAGCCAGCGCGATGCAGTAGTCAACGGGGCGATGGACCGACTGCGGCCCGTGCTGATGACGGCCTCCTGCGGTGCCCTCGGTTTCATTCCGATGGCCCTCTCAGGCAGTTCCGGAGCGGAAGTCCAACGGCCACTGGCAACCGTCGTGATCGGCGGACTGGTAACGTCTACCGCGCTGACTCTATTGGTGCTGCCGACGATTTACCGCTGGTTTGAACCGAAGGAACCCCACCCGGAACCGGTTGACATGACGGAATTTGAACATTGA
- a CDS encoding cation diffusion facilitator family transporter produces the protein MADRNSISETYTEVIRAAVFGLAANLFLGIVKLAGGIIGNSFALIADAVNSIGDVMSTLVVLIALHYAQRPADEEHPYGHTRAEGIAASNVAVVILISALYVGWEAIQRLTVQHPIPPVWTLWIAGANIIIKEGLYHYNVRIGSRTGSAAIIANAWDHRSDALCSLAVLIGLASISIGGPKLIWADEVASLIVVTVIVWSGIRLFRASASELMDLQADPVFVNQIRAAALAVKGVENVETLWVRKSGLEYFADIHIEVDQNLTVAEGHRIGHQVKDHLLDQFTRLRDVLVHLEPFPHHHTAAEDEA, from the coding sequence TTGGCAGATCGAAACTCCATCTCAGAAACATATACTGAAGTCATCCGGGCCGCCGTCTTTGGTCTGGCAGCGAATCTGTTCCTGGGAATCGTCAAACTGGCCGGGGGGATTATCGGGAATTCGTTTGCCCTGATTGCGGACGCCGTCAATTCGATTGGTGACGTCATGTCGACGCTGGTCGTGCTGATCGCCCTGCATTATGCCCAGCGGCCCGCGGATGAGGAGCATCCTTATGGTCATACGCGTGCCGAGGGAATAGCGGCTTCGAATGTGGCCGTCGTAATTCTCATCTCGGCGCTGTATGTGGGTTGGGAAGCCATTCAGCGTTTAACTGTTCAGCATCCGATTCCTCCGGTCTGGACTCTGTGGATTGCGGGAGCCAACATCATCATTAAGGAGGGCCTCTATCACTACAATGTGCGTATCGGAAGTCGTACGGGCTCCGCAGCTATCATAGCCAATGCCTGGGATCATCGGAGTGATGCCCTCTGTTCTCTGGCCGTACTCATCGGGCTGGCCTCCATCAGCATTGGTGGCCCGAAATTGATCTGGGCAGATGAAGTGGCCTCACTGATCGTGGTCACTGTGATCGTCTGGTCGGGTATCAGGCTGTTTCGTGCCAGTGCCAGCGAATTGATGGACCTGCAGGCCGATCCGGTCTTTGTCAATCAGATCAGAGCTGCTGCGCTGGCGGTGAAAGGAGTTGAGAATGTGGAAACCCTCTGGGTCAGGAAATCCGGTTTAGAATATTTTGCCGATATTCACATTGAAGTTGATCAGAATCTGACCGTCGCCGAAGGTCATCGCATCGGACATCAGGTCAAAGATCATCTCCTGGATCAATTTACGAGATTACGGGATGTCCTAGTGCACCTGGAACCGTTCCCGCATCATCATACGGCTGCAGAAGATGAAGCGTGA